In a genomic window of Lepisosteus oculatus isolate fLepOcu1 chromosome 5, fLepOcu1.hap2, whole genome shotgun sequence:
- the tmem126a gene encoding transmembrane protein 126A, with product MSENTISPLNDMMENAPSKTAVVDLLLKRFEQLPETDRKFFAYGPIYLGINGAFSGLIANSFFRRILNVSQGRFTSSLPMAVLPFLTTVALYQGAIANPLLSGDLNCSVCVLVRGGLVGAVAGGLYPILLALPVNAGLAVRYSTTPMPEKGNVLRFWITVTQPILRKMSFVLILQALFGTYMSSRHHDIYIKMLKLPASDREEME from the exons ATGTCCGAGAACACAATCTCTCCACTAAACGATATGATGGAAAACGCACCCTCTAAAACTGCTGTTGTAGATCTTCTTTTGAAGAGGTTTGAACAACTTCCAGAAACAGACAG GAAATTCTTTGCATATGGTCCGATCTACCTGGGGATAAATGGAGCGTTTTCGGGACTGATAGCCAACAGTTTTTTCCGGCGAATATTGAATGTCTCTCAAGGCCGATTCACTTCAAGTTTACCCATGGCAGTACTTCCGTTTCTGACTACAGTAGCACTTTACCAAGGTGCAATAGCGAATCCTCTACTGTCAG GGGACTTGaactgttctgtgtgtgttctggtcAGAGGTGGACTGGTTGGTGCTGTTGCAGGTGGCCTTTATCCAATTTTGTTAGCCTTACCAGTAAACGCAGGCCTTGCAGTAAG GTACTCCACTACTCCAATGCCAGAAAAGGGAAATGTATTGCGTTTCTGGATCACAGTTACACAACCGATCTTAAGGAAAATGAGCTTTGTGCTAATTCTTCAAGCACTTTTCGGCACTTACATGAGCTCACGGCATCATGATATCTATATAAAAATGCTTAAGCTGCCTGCTTCAGATAGAGAGGAAATGGAGTAA